A single window of Vibrio sp. HB236076 DNA harbors:
- a CDS encoding TonB-dependent siderophore receptor gives MQLIPSFSKTRLSIAVSSALLSAWAPLAFAEDNSNETDTIEVIGRSGDGLHDIDNTATKMSLSLKDTGRSIALVSKEEISDMAATDTRDVAAYQAGFNWEYSAPRFVYHRGIQTNINTFMTNGLRNLQAFYVGTGSLLPNTYNLESVTFLSGADSMLYGSGIAGGVINSITKKPQEDAQTTFGLRTRSFAASDVGYFDRNQLVMDFDSTGPLGEYDDVLYRLIAQVSPDGEDYQDHHGNDDVLIDTSLTFKIGDHTRITPRFEYKDQERQGGSGWTDGYFGSNFINGSLGSTTGSVGSFADRSYDYGSPLDVSTTTMKTAELSVEHQLNPNWSINGIASYVRTEAEGQTLYVSNSSALGNSIGDTTLERKWAYSKSDDTYYLADINTEGQFTLANLDHHVLFGVNLRRAEIRTARSFQDNADALGNYTISVSDPSDQMYSAMPSSLKDVDLTPTTDRDLNIYLKDRVTIGDFTLALGLGYLDFNGKEQSNSGDFEQNFYHFSYDAGVIYRLNNDVNLFATYSQSYDPVDTSDIVQYGQDGVDYDPEQSDNYEIGFKGSFFDQRLTSTVTLFYINKTNLTYTETADNDETVLYQNSGESFRAHGVEVNARYHFNPEFYTQISYAYTDAHDTMLGDDPGKQADMTPYNSLTVWNSYDPADTPWRYALGMRSQSSRGQTSTSLNGYDFELPGYAEFDFGTYYETKNWDASLLIKNLLDLNRADAVSNWTTVSSSDPRSINLGFKYRL, from the coding sequence GTGCAGTTAATTCCCTCTTTTTCTAAAACCCGCCTTAGTATCGCTGTCAGTAGTGCCCTGCTGAGCGCTTGGGCCCCTCTCGCTTTTGCTGAAGACAACAGCAATGAGACTGACACTATCGAGGTTATCGGTCGCTCTGGAGACGGTTTACACGATATTGATAACACCGCCACTAAGATGAGCCTTTCTCTTAAAGACACTGGGCGTTCCATTGCCTTAGTCTCGAAAGAAGAAATCAGCGATATGGCCGCAACCGATACTCGCGATGTCGCCGCTTATCAAGCTGGGTTTAACTGGGAATATTCTGCGCCGAGGTTTGTTTACCACCGCGGTATTCAAACCAATATCAACACCTTTATGACCAATGGTTTACGCAACCTTCAAGCCTTCTATGTCGGCACAGGTTCACTACTGCCTAATACGTACAACTTAGAATCTGTGACTTTTCTAAGTGGCGCAGATAGCATGCTCTACGGCAGCGGGATTGCCGGTGGTGTCATCAACTCTATCACCAAAAAACCCCAAGAAGATGCTCAAACCACTTTTGGTCTGCGCACTCGCTCTTTTGCCGCCAGCGATGTCGGCTATTTTGACCGCAACCAATTGGTGATGGATTTTGACTCGACTGGCCCACTCGGTGAGTACGACGATGTTTTGTATCGCTTGATCGCCCAAGTTTCACCTGATGGCGAAGATTACCAAGATCACCACGGCAATGACGATGTGCTGATCGATACATCGTTGACGTTTAAAATCGGTGATCATACGCGTATTACGCCGCGTTTTGAGTACAAAGATCAAGAACGCCAGGGCGGAAGTGGTTGGACTGACGGCTACTTTGGCAGTAACTTCATCAACGGCAGCTTAGGATCGACCACAGGCTCAGTCGGTTCATTTGCCGACCGCAGCTACGATTACGGCAGCCCGTTAGATGTGTCAACCACAACCATGAAAACCGCAGAGCTTTCGGTTGAACACCAATTGAATCCAAACTGGAGCATCAATGGTATTGCTTCGTATGTTCGCACCGAAGCCGAGGGGCAAACCCTGTATGTCAGTAATAGCTCAGCGCTTGGCAACAGCATTGGTGACACCACGCTAGAGCGCAAATGGGCTTACTCAAAAAGCGACGACACTTACTACTTAGCGGACATTAATACCGAAGGCCAATTCACCTTAGCAAACCTTGATCACCACGTCTTATTTGGCGTCAACTTGCGACGTGCAGAAATCCGCACTGCTCGCAGTTTCCAAGACAACGCCGACGCACTGGGTAACTACACCATTAGCGTCTCAGACCCAAGCGATCAAATGTACTCGGCAATGCCAAGCTCACTCAAAGATGTCGATTTAACGCCAACCACAGATCGCGATCTGAATATTTACCTCAAAGATCGCGTCACCATCGGCGACTTTACCCTGGCATTAGGACTGGGTTATCTTGATTTCAATGGTAAAGAACAATCCAATTCAGGGGATTTTGAGCAGAACTTCTATCACTTCAGTTATGATGCTGGTGTCATTTATCGCCTAAATAACGATGTCAACTTGTTCGCAACGTACAGCCAATCTTACGATCCTGTCGACACCTCTGATATCGTGCAATACGGCCAAGATGGCGTCGATTATGATCCGGAACAAAGTGATAACTACGAAATTGGCTTTAAGGGCAGCTTCTTTGATCAGCGCTTAACCTCGACAGTCACCTTGTTCTACATCAACAAGACCAACTTAACCTACACAGAAACAGCCGATAACGACGAGACGGTTCTGTACCAAAACTCAGGTGAGAGCTTCCGCGCGCACGGTGTCGAAGTGAATGCTCGTTACCACTTTAACCCTGAGTTTTATACCCAGATCAGTTACGCGTACACCGATGCTCACGACACCATGCTCGGCGATGATCCAGGCAAGCAAGCTGACATGACACCGTACAACTCTCTTACCGTATGGAACAGCTACGACCCTGCTGATACCCCTTGGCGTTACGCGCTGGGTATGCGCTCACAATCGTCTCGTGGCCAAACGTCAACGAGCCTCAATGGCTATGATTTTGAACTGCCCGGCTACGCCGAGTTTGACTTTGGCACTTACTATGAGACCAAAAATTGGGATGCTTCGCTGCTGATCAAAAACCTGCTTGACCTCAATCGCGCCGATGCTGTGTCGAACTGGACAACCGTGTCTTCAAGCGATCCACGCTCTATTAACCTCGGCTTTAAATACCGTCTGTAG
- a CDS encoding ABC transporter permease, translating into MAYPLMIISLLILSAVSLIIGSGDLLTTTTQAQQLLWLSRWPRTAAVILTGVCMTICGVIMQLLVRNRFVEPSTTGTTEASMIGLLIAAVWFPEWPVLAKMTLASVCALAGLMIFLLLTRRLPRSQPLLIPLVGLIYGGILGAVATYFAFQTELLQYLSIWMTGEFSGVIAGRYELLWLAGAFALLSYLVADQFTIAGFGQQASQSLGLNYHSIVALGVATVAICSSLVVVTVGMLPFIGLIVPNLVSRWMGDNLRQTLPMVAGVGAIFTLVADILGRVLRYPYEIPAGTIFGALGAVVFLWLLFQGRQHDK; encoded by the coding sequence ATGGCCTACCCTTTGATGATTATCTCACTGCTGATCCTCTCAGCAGTGAGTCTTATTATTGGTAGTGGTGACTTACTCACAACGACCACTCAGGCACAGCAATTATTGTGGCTCAGTCGTTGGCCGCGTACCGCCGCCGTGATATTAACGGGCGTTTGCATGACCATTTGCGGGGTAATCATGCAACTGTTGGTACGCAATCGCTTTGTTGAGCCAAGCACTACCGGTACCACTGAGGCAAGTATGATTGGCTTGTTAATTGCGGCCGTTTGGTTTCCTGAGTGGCCAGTCCTTGCCAAAATGACCTTAGCGTCCGTTTGTGCATTGGCGGGGTTGATGATTTTTTTGCTCCTCACTCGTCGCTTGCCGCGCTCTCAGCCTTTGTTAATCCCATTAGTTGGGTTGATTTATGGCGGGATCTTGGGCGCTGTGGCCACGTATTTTGCTTTTCAAACGGAATTGTTGCAGTACCTCAGCATTTGGATGACAGGTGAGTTCTCCGGTGTGATTGCCGGTCGCTATGAGTTGTTGTGGTTGGCTGGCGCCTTTGCCTTGCTCAGTTATTTGGTGGCGGATCAATTTACTATCGCAGGATTTGGGCAGCAGGCCAGCCAAAGCTTGGGGCTAAACTACCACTCCATTGTCGCTCTTGGCGTCGCGACAGTGGCGATTTGTTCGAGTTTGGTGGTGGTGACCGTGGGGATGTTACCCTTTATTGGTTTGATCGTGCCTAACTTAGTGTCGAGGTGGATGGGCGATAACTTACGCCAAACCTTGCCGATGGTCGCAGGTGTTGGTGCCATATTTACCCTGGTCGCCGATATTCTCGGGCGCGTATTGCGCTATCCCTACGAAATCCCAGCAGGCACTATTTTTGGTGCACTTGGTGCGGTCGTGTTTTTGTGGTTACTGTTTCAAGGTCGACAGCATG
- a CDS encoding siderophore ABC transporter substrate-binding protein produces the protein MFKAFQAIFGALVLTVSLSAYGQTMTITTAKGEQTLAGKPETMVVFDLLSLDTLDALGVTLKAKPNNLKLDYIDNFVANPVSIGTSSQPNYENIVKMNPDLIVVGGGSSRLMKPLSAIAPTIDMYVSSGDYVAQMLSRLENFALITATQERGEQLKQAFLSKLTQAQSAVQGKGKTLIVMTNGNKLSTFGLKSRFGWLFSDVGLVPAMTNIDPKSHGESISFEYIAKVDPDYLLVVDRAAAIGRQSQAAAVTLDTPLVKQTKAGKAGNIIYLTPGPAYVTGSAYQGMNTVLDELIAAYGD, from the coding sequence ATGTTTAAGGCTTTTCAGGCGATTTTTGGGGCACTTGTGCTGACGGTTTCTTTGTCTGCTTATGGACAAACCATGACGATTACTACGGCAAAGGGCGAGCAAACCTTGGCAGGGAAACCCGAGACCATGGTGGTGTTTGACTTGCTTTCGTTAGATACATTAGACGCGCTAGGGGTAACACTGAAAGCCAAACCCAATAATTTAAAATTGGACTATATCGATAATTTTGTCGCTAATCCCGTCAGTATCGGTACATCTTCTCAACCTAATTACGAAAATATCGTTAAGATGAACCCCGACTTAATTGTCGTTGGGGGCGGTTCTTCTCGTTTGATGAAGCCGTTATCGGCCATTGCGCCGACGATAGACATGTACGTGAGTAGTGGTGATTATGTTGCGCAAATGTTGTCTCGTTTGGAAAACTTTGCTCTTATCACAGCAACACAAGAACGTGGTGAGCAACTCAAACAGGCATTTTTAAGCAAACTTACCCAAGCTCAAAGCGCCGTTCAGGGAAAGGGAAAAACGCTGATTGTGATGACTAATGGCAATAAATTGTCGACATTTGGTTTGAAATCTCGTTTTGGCTGGCTGTTTAGTGATGTTGGTTTAGTGCCGGCAATGACCAATATCGATCCTAAAAGTCACGGTGAAAGCATTTCATTTGAATACATTGCTAAGGTCGACCCCGATTATCTGCTCGTGGTGGATCGCGCCGCGGCAATTGGCCGTCAAAGTCAGGCAGCGGCAGTGACTTTAGATACCCCGCTGGTCAAGCAAACGAAGGCGGGTAAAGCGGGGAACATCATTTACCTAACTCCAGGCCCGGCTTACGTTACGGGTTCGGCTTATCAAGGTATGAACACCGTTTTGGACGAGCTGATAGCGGCCTACGGCGACTGA